From the Musa acuminata AAA Group cultivar baxijiao chromosome BXJ1-2, Cavendish_Baxijiao_AAA, whole genome shotgun sequence genome, one window contains:
- the LOC135603037 gene encoding protein DETOXIFICATION 49-like: MFVPDNPSSASPYRCDHHHNPHGFLTFPFVVDVQKPLTTVPPVLQPKPPNSVTLALIEAKSILSLALPMVLTGLLLYSRSMISMLFLGRLGDLPLAGGALAIGFANITGYSVLSGLAMGMEPICGQAFGAQRHRLLGLALHRTVLLLLFASLPIALLWFYIRPILLLLGQDPALAAAASAYLHASLPDLLLQSFLHPLRIYLRTQSITLPLTACAAISVALHLPISYLLVSVLRLGIGGVALASVWTNVNLVLFLVAYIYLSDLHRSTGGLSFSTECFRDWRPLLNLAVPSCVSVCLEWWWYEIMIILCGLLLNPQATVASMGILIQTTSLIYIFPSSLSFGVSTRVGNELGANRPDRARRAATVGLSCSFALGLFAFCFSVSVRHAWATMFTTDSAILGLTSSVLPILGLCEFGNCPQTTGCGVLRGSARPRVGANVNLGSFYAVGMPVAVGLAFFTGLDFKGLWLGLLAAQTTCVLLMLLVIKRTDWITQAERAQQLTGAASGAVNDALPSPPQKGMPVDHVDETGSLIIKIEQPSS; this comes from the coding sequence ATGTTCGTGCCTGACAACCCCAGCTCTGCTTCGCCGTACCGATGCGACCACCACCATAATCCTCATGGCTTCCTCACATTCCCCTTTGTCGTCGACGTCCAAAAGCCGCTGACCACCGTGCCGCCGGTCCTACAGCCGAAGCCCCCGAATTCCGTAACGTTGGCTCTTATAGAAGCCAAGTCCATTCTGAGCTTGGCCTTGCCGATGGTCCTCACCGGCCTGCTCCTCTATTCCCGGTCCATGATCTCCATGCTGTTTCTTGGTCGCCTCGGCGACCTGCCGCTCGCCGGAGGCGCCCTCGCCATCGGGTTCGCCAACATCACCGGCTATTCCGTCCTCTCGGGGCTCGCCATGGGCATGGAGCCCATATGCGGGCAGGCTTTCGGCGCGCAGCGCCACCGCCTCCTCGGCCTGGCGCTCCATCGCACCGTCCTCCTGCTCCTCTTCGCCTCCCTCCCCATCGCACTCCTCTGGTTCTACATCCgccccatcctcctcctcctcggccaaGACCCGGCGCTGGCCGCCGCCGCCAGCGCTTACCTCCACGCCTCCCTCCCCGACCTCCTCCTCCAGTCCTTCCTGCATCCCCTTCGCATCTACCTCCGCACCCAGTCCATCACTCTCCCTCTCACCGCATGCGCTGCGATCTCCGTCGCCCTCCACCTGCCCATCAGTTACCTCTTGGTCTCCGTCCTTCGCCTCGGCATCGGCGGCGTGGCGCTAGCCTCTGTTTGGACCAACGTCAATCTCGTACTCTTCCTCGTAGCTTATATCTACCTCTCGGACCTCCATCGCAGCACCGGCGGGCTTTCCTTCTCCACCGAGTGCTTCAGAGACTGGAGACCCCTCCTCAACCTGGCCGTGCCCAGCTGCGTCTCTGTGTGCTTGGAGTGGTGGTGGTACGAGATCATGATCATCCTGTGCGGCCTTCTCTTGAACCCGCAGGCCACCGTTGCCTCCATGGGCATTCTCATCCAGACTACCTCTCTCATTTACATTTTCCCTTCCTCGCTCAGCTTCGGCGTCTCGACTCGTGTCGGCAACGAGCTCGGTGCAAACCGACCCGACCGAGCAAGAAGAGCCGCCACCGTCGGCCTGTCATGCAGCTTCGCTCTCGGCCTCTTCGCCTTCTGCTTCTCCGTCTCGGTGCGCCACGCGTGGGCCACAATGTTCACCACCGACTCAGCGATCCTCGGGCTCACCTCCTCCGTGCTGCCGATCCTCGGCCTGTGCGAGTTCGGGAACTGCCCGCAGACCACCGGGTGCGGGGTGCTGCGAGGCAGCGCCCGGCCAAGGGTCGGCGCCAACGTGAACCTGGGTTCCTTCTACGCCGTCGGGATGCCGGTCGCCGTCGGGCTCGCATTTTTCACCGGGctcgacttcaaagggctctggcTCGGGCTGCTGGCGGCGCAGACCACATGCGTCCTGCTAATGCTCCTAGTCATCAAGAGGACCGATTGGATCACGCAGGCGGAGCGGGCGCAGCAGCTCACCGGCGCGGCCAGCGGTGCAGTCAACGACGCGTTGCCGTCGCCGCCGCAGAAGGGCATGCCCGTGGATCACGTCGATGAGACTGGCAGCCTGATTATAAAGATTGAGCAGCCAAGTTCGTAG
- the LOC135603021 gene encoding pentatricopeptide repeat-containing protein At1g08070, chloroplastic-like, translating into MIPYSQCIEHLSKYCTSVAKCKQAHSFLLRTALLDDPRCASKLISFLAVSPSGDLGYARRVFAQLRRPPDLFLWNAMIRGHARGPDPPAGLSFFRLMLRAGVAPDHHTYPFVLTACARSRALEHGMRFHGETIKAGLDTDVYVLNALLQLYTYCGCFGAAHQLFDGNPHRDVVSWNIIMRGYVLEGFSERALHLLEGMKDTGIKPDDVTLISLVSACSGSGDLDRGRSLHSYASELGLVTKSLNLGNAILDMYCKCGDLESAQSFFDEMEERDLLTWTTMVSGLAKWGSFQEALALFRSMQRNEVRPDEVILVTMLSVCAHMGALDQGKYIHLLMDRQGVNRDVVIETALVDMYAKCGGLEFALQVFEEMRDRNVFTWNAVIGGLAMHGHGRRALELFGRMNKERIVPDDVTFIGLLSACSHAGLVDEGLKYFRMMEEVYQIRPRMEHYGCVVDMLCRARLLQDALAFIESMPIRPNVVMWAGLIGACRAAGDIELAERLGQRVIELEPDTCDRYVMLSNLYAGARRWDEALEVRQLMRAKGIEKAPGISWIELNGTVQEFVVGDRSHHQTEQIYMMVEEMWHRVKAAGHVTSTTDVLFNIEEEEKEHSLFFHSEKMAVAFGLMSSAPGSPIRITKNLRVCGDCHSFLKAVSEVFGREIIARDRSRFHHFRGGLCSCNDFW; encoded by the coding sequence ATGATCCCATACTCGCAATGCATCGAACACCTCTCCAAGTACTGCACCTCCGTCGCCAAATGTAAGCAAGCCCACTCCTTCCTCCTCCGCACCGCCCTCCTCGACGACCCACGATGCGCCAGCAAGCTCATCTCCTTCCTTGCAGTCTCCCCCTCCGGCGATCTCGGCTACGCCCGCAGGGTTTTCGCCCAGCTGCGGCGCCCTCCCGACCTCTTCCTATGGAACGCAATGATCCGCGGCCATGCCCGCGGCCCCGATCCGCCCGCCGGCCTCTCCTTCTTCCGCCTTATGCTCCGCGCCGGCGTCGCGCCAGATCACCATACGTACCCCTTCGTGCTCACGGCCTGCGCCCGCTCGCGCGCGCTCGAGCACGGGATGAGGTTCCACGGGGAGACCATCAAGGCCGGGCTCGACACTGACGTCTACGTGCTCAACGCATTGCTTCAGTTGTACACCTATTGCGGCTGCTTCGGAGCCGCTCACCAGTTGTTCGACGGAAACCCTCATAGAGATGTCGTGTCATGGAACATCATTATGAGAGGTTACGTCCTCGAAGGCTTTTCCGAGCGGGCACTGCATCTGTTAGAGGGGATGAAAGACACGGGTATCAAACCAGATGATGTCACGTTGATAAGTCTGGTGTCGGCTTGCTCTGGATCTGGTGATTTGGATCGAGGGCGATCGCTCCATTCGTATGCCAGTGAGCTCGGTCTGGTGACGAAGAGCCTCAATTTGGGGAACGCCATCCTGGACATGTATTGCAAGTGCGGAGACTTGGAGTCGGCACAGAGTTTCTTCGATGAGATGGAGGAGAGAGATCTGTTGACATGGACAACCATGGTATCCGGTCTGGCAAAATGGGGCTCGTTTCAGGAGGCATTGGCGTTGTTTCGAAGCATGCAGCGCAACGAGGTAAGGCCGGACGAGGTGATACTTGTGACGATGCTGTCTGTCTGTGCTCATATGGGAGCTCTGGACCAAGGCAAATACATTCACCTCTTGATGGACCGGCAGGGAGTCAACCGTGATGTTGTGATCGAAACTGCTCTGGTGGACATGTATGCAAAATGTGGGGGTCTAGAATTTGCTCTGCAGGTCTTCGAGGAGATGAGGGACAGGAATGTCTTCACTTGGAATGCAGTCATCGGCGGACTAGCGATGCATGGACATGGTCGACGTGCACTGGAGCTTTTCGGGAGGATGAACAAGGAGAGGATCGTGCCCGACGACGTCACCTTCATAGGACTACTATCCGCATGCAGCCATGCAGGATTGGTGGACGAGGGCCTTAAATATTTCAGGATGATGGAGGAGGTATACCAGATCAGGCCACGGATGGAGCACTATGGGTGTGTGGTGGATATGCTCTGTAGGGCCAGACTGCTGCAAGACGCTTTGGCATTCATAGAGAGCATGCCCATCAGACCAAATGTGGTTATGTGGGCAGGTCTCATTGGTGCTTGTAGGGCTGCCGGGGATATCGAGCTTGCAGAGAGGCTCGGTCAACGCGTCATCGAGTTGGAGCCTGACACCTGTGATCGATACGTGATGCTATCCAATCTTTATGCGGGTGCTCGAAGGTGGGACGAGGCCTTGGAGGTCAGGCAGCTGATGAGAGCCAAAGGAATCGAGAAAGCTCCGGGAATAAGTTGGATCGAGTTGAATGGGACAGTTCAAGAATTCGTCGTCGGCGATAGATCTCACCACCAAACAGAGCAAATCTACATGATGGTGGAAGAGATGTGGCACAGGGTTAAGGCAGCAGGCCATGTCACAAGCACTACGGATGTACTCTTTAAcatagaagaggaagagaaagagcacTCTCTGTTCTTCCACAGTGAGAAGATGGCTGTCGCATTTGGTTTGATGAGCAGTGCTCCTGGCTCGCCGATTcgaatcacgaagaatcttcgtgTGTGCGGCGATTGCCATTCTTTCCTAAAGGCTGTTTCCGAGGTTTTTGGTAGAGAGATCATTGCAAGGGATCGGAGTCGATTTCACCATTTCAGAGGAGGCCTTTGCTCATGCAATGACTTCTGGTAG